A stretch of the Aminipila terrae genome encodes the following:
- a CDS encoding FeoA family protein has product MKNLKEVKCGETVTVQKLQGEGALKRRIMDMGITKGTEIYVRKVAPLGDPIEITVRGYELSIRKSEAENIIIA; this is encoded by the coding sequence ATGAAGAATTTAAAAGAAGTAAAGTGCGGAGAAACTGTCACTGTACAAAAATTGCAGGGAGAAGGGGCACTGAAAAGAAGGATTATGGACATGGGAATTACTAAGGGTACGGAAATCTATGTAAGAAAAGTTGCACCTTTAGGAGATCCCATTGAAATAACGGTAAGAGGATATGAGCTTTCAATTAGAAAAAGCGAAGCTGAAAATATTATCATTGCATAA
- a CDS encoding FeoA family protein has translation MPLTMSRPGTQVTVSDIKGKDDTKRFLETLGFVEGTKVMIISELGGNVIVNVKDARVAISKAMASRIYIN, from the coding sequence ATGCCATTAACAATGAGTAGACCAGGAACTCAGGTAACAGTTTCTGACATCAAAGGCAAAGATGATACAAAACGTTTTCTGGAGACACTGGGGTTTGTTGAGGGAACAAAAGTAATGATTATTTCCGAACTGGGAGGAAATGTTATTGTAAATGTTAAGGATGCAAGAGTAGCAATAAGCAAGGCCATGGCATCCAGAATTTATATAAATTAA